In a genomic window of Nocardia fluminea:
- a CDS encoding NAD(P)H-binding protein, with amino-acid sequence MTNTTSHQQLSLITGATGKTGSRVAALLEAAGRPVRHGSRTAAIPFDWTDRQTWAPALAGVGSVYLAFQPDLAVPGAPDIIRAFTAAARAAGVRSVVLLSGRGEPEALECEEIVRDSGLSWTIVRCAFFAHNFSEGAFVDDVLAGAVALPNGDVPEPFVHVDDIAEVAAAALTDPRHAGQLYELTGPRALSFADAVGEIAAATGREIAFVPVSRPEFVAALSEYRVPADVISLLDYLFGTILDGRNTPTADGVRRALGREARDFTDYAKETAATGAWTP; translated from the coding sequence ATGACGAACACCACTTCTCACCAGCAGCTTTCCCTCATCACCGGCGCTACCGGCAAGACCGGCAGCCGGGTCGCGGCCCTCCTCGAGGCCGCGGGCCGACCGGTCCGCCACGGCTCGCGCACCGCGGCGATCCCCTTCGACTGGACCGACCGGCAGACCTGGGCACCCGCGCTCGCCGGCGTCGGCTCCGTCTATCTGGCCTTCCAGCCCGACCTCGCCGTGCCCGGCGCCCCGGACATCATCCGCGCGTTCACCGCCGCTGCCCGAGCCGCCGGCGTGCGCTCGGTGGTGCTGCTGTCGGGTCGCGGCGAGCCGGAAGCGCTGGAATGCGAGGAGATCGTGCGTGATTCGGGTTTGAGCTGGACCATCGTGCGCTGCGCCTTCTTCGCGCACAACTTCAGCGAAGGCGCCTTCGTCGACGACGTGCTGGCCGGTGCGGTGGCGCTGCCCAACGGCGATGTGCCGGAACCCTTCGTGCACGTCGACGACATCGCCGAGGTGGCGGCGGCCGCGCTCACCGACCCGCGCCACGCGGGCCAGCTCTACGAACTCACCGGGCCCCGTGCCTTGAGCTTCGCCGACGCGGTCGGCGAGATCGCCGCGGCCACCGGTCGCGAGATCGCCTTCGTTCCCGTCTCGCGCCCGGAATTCGTTGCGGCCCTAAGTGAATACCGGGTCCCTGCGGACGTGATCAGCCTGCTCGACTACCTGTTCGGCACCATCCTCGACGGCCGCAACACCCCCACCGCCGATGGTGTCCGCCGCGCCCTCGGCCGCGAGGCCCGCGACTTCACCGACTATGCCAAGGAGACCGCCGCCACCGGAGCCTGGACACCCTAG
- a CDS encoding MFS transporter, producing MGAVTIDRRFRLARAAVFAAFTLNGVLLAMWVVHIPAITDRTGVSASTLSVLVLLMAGAALVGMRLAGPAADRFGSRTLVASAASAISVTVLGPGLATDAVTLAVALACFGLGMGALDVSMNAQAVHVERAYSRPIMSSFHAMFSAGAFAGSLVGAAAQHAGWSTQLTLLCAGITGLGVTALLVPHLLGHTRAESPSHPEHYDSVDAQLMDSASHDAAADSPAIAGRRGFRDASDSTEPRPGGGLADDTARLRTDQHGERRRRTQKVFSLGCVAFVLLLAEGAAADWSALQVREHLDTSEAGAALAFGAFSATMTFGRFIADRVSGAIGPVALVRYGTLLAAAGFAVVIASPWLPLTLLGWAMCGLGLAGGVPQIFSTAGNLGGTTAATDMSRVFTIGYLGLLAGPAMIGWLTAVIPLTAALTVPLVLTLACAAAANVVSR from the coding sequence GTGGGTGCAGTGACGATCGATCGCAGGTTCCGGCTGGCCAGGGCCGCGGTGTTCGCGGCTTTCACGCTGAACGGGGTGCTGCTGGCGATGTGGGTGGTCCACATTCCGGCGATCACCGACCGGACCGGGGTGTCGGCTTCGACGCTCAGCGTGCTCGTGCTGCTGATGGCGGGTGCCGCGCTCGTCGGCATGCGGCTCGCGGGCCCGGCCGCCGACCGGTTCGGCAGTCGCACCCTGGTCGCCTCGGCCGCCTCGGCCATCTCCGTGACGGTTCTCGGCCCGGGGCTCGCTACCGACGCGGTCACCTTGGCGGTCGCGCTGGCCTGCTTCGGGTTGGGTATGGGCGCCCTCGACGTTTCGATGAATGCCCAGGCGGTGCACGTGGAGCGCGCGTACAGCCGGCCGATCATGTCCTCGTTCCATGCGATGTTCTCGGCGGGCGCGTTCGCCGGTTCGCTGGTGGGTGCGGCTGCCCAGCACGCGGGGTGGTCGACCCAGCTGACCCTGCTCTGCGCCGGGATCACCGGATTGGGCGTCACCGCCTTGCTGGTCCCGCACTTGCTCGGGCACACTCGAGCCGAATCACCCTCGCATCCAGAGCATTACGACAGTGTCGACGCACAGCTCATGGACAGTGCGAGCCACGATGCGGCAGCCGATTCCCCTGCGATCGCAGGCCGGCGAGGCTTCCGCGACGCGAGTGACTCGACGGAACCCCGACCCGGCGGGGGCCTGGCCGACGACACGGCTCGGCTGCGCACCGACCAACACGGTGAACGCCGCAGGCGAACGCAGAAAGTGTTCTCGCTCGGGTGCGTCGCGTTCGTCCTCCTGCTCGCGGAGGGGGCGGCGGCCGACTGGAGCGCGCTGCAGGTACGCGAACACCTCGACACGTCCGAGGCGGGTGCCGCGCTGGCCTTCGGCGCCTTCTCCGCCACCATGACCTTCGGTCGATTCATCGCTGACCGGGTGAGCGGCGCCATCGGGCCGGTGGCGCTCGTCCGCTATGGAACCCTGCTCGCCGCAGCGGGATTCGCCGTGGTCATCGCCTCGCCGTGGCTCCCGCTCACCCTGCTCGGCTGGGCGATGTGCGGCCTCGGGCTCGCGGGCGGCGTCCCCCAGATCTTCTCCACCGCAGGCAATCTCGGTGGCACGACGGCCGCCACGGACATGTCACGGGTCTTCACCATCGGCTATCTCGGCCTGCTGGCCGGCCCCGCGATGATCGGCTGGCTCACTGCCGTGATCCCGCTGACCGCCGCGCTGACCGTTCCGCTGGTACTCACCCTGGCCTGCGCCGCGGCGGCGAATGTCGTCAGTCGGTGA
- a CDS encoding nitroreductase family deazaflavin-dependent oxidoreductase: MTALSEPLALPCGQVLPNRLMKAALSEGLGTAAGAPDERLERLYSRWGSGGFGLVVTGNVMVDHDHLGEPGNVVIADERHLDDLRRWARTAKNGGTRLWMQINHPGRQANPLATRSQPVAPSAIGLGLPGIPAPRALTDAEIVDIVHRFATTARIAERAGFDGVQIHGAHGYLVSQFLSPLANQRDDRWGGDPQRRARFVLEVVRAIRAEVSKSFAVAIKLNSADFQRGGFSEDESREVVHRLAAEQLDLIEISGGSYESPAMMGRPVARSASTVAREAYFLEYAESVRAAAGSVPLAVTGGFRSRVAMVDAVESGECDVVGLGRPSAVSPNAAGDILHERTARLHSPQISLRLPARVSTLSNVKSLEGALDLQWHTDQLHLLGAGDEPDPDRTPWLTVAAMLKHHGVDAFRSRRGSAVTTKDPIRRKFEVERAVGRYVANPAIRALSRIGIRTSFATELETIGRKSGQVRVVPVSVAFDDSGAWVISQHGTRSGWAANIGAEPKVRVRQGNRWRTGTAELRPDDDVVARSRTFAPNPVFAGLTAATFRALQSAPVSVRITFTD; the protein is encoded by the coding sequence ATGACAGCCCTGAGCGAGCCGCTCGCCCTGCCGTGCGGCCAAGTGCTGCCCAACCGCCTGATGAAGGCCGCGCTGAGCGAGGGTCTCGGGACCGCCGCCGGCGCGCCGGACGAGCGGCTCGAACGGCTCTACAGTCGCTGGGGCAGTGGCGGTTTCGGTCTGGTGGTCACCGGCAACGTGATGGTCGACCACGACCATCTCGGTGAGCCGGGCAATGTCGTCATCGCTGACGAACGTCACCTCGACGACCTGCGGCGCTGGGCGCGAACCGCAAAGAACGGCGGCACCCGGCTCTGGATGCAGATCAATCACCCCGGCAGGCAGGCCAATCCGCTCGCCACCCGGTCCCAGCCGGTGGCGCCGTCGGCGATCGGTCTCGGTCTGCCCGGCATCCCGGCGCCGCGCGCGCTCACCGACGCCGAGATCGTCGACATCGTGCACCGTTTCGCCACGACCGCGCGGATCGCCGAGCGCGCGGGCTTCGACGGCGTGCAGATCCACGGTGCCCACGGGTACCTCGTCTCACAATTCCTCTCGCCACTGGCCAATCAGCGCGACGACCGCTGGGGTGGCGACCCGCAACGGCGGGCGCGATTCGTGCTGGAGGTGGTGCGCGCCATCAGAGCGGAGGTGTCGAAGTCGTTCGCCGTCGCGATCAAGCTCAACTCCGCGGACTTCCAGCGCGGCGGCTTCAGCGAGGACGAGTCACGCGAGGTGGTGCACCGCCTCGCCGCCGAGCAGCTGGATCTGATCGAAATCAGCGGCGGCAGTTACGAATCGCCCGCGATGATGGGCAGGCCGGTGGCGCGTTCGGCGAGCACCGTCGCGCGCGAGGCGTACTTCCTCGAGTACGCCGAGTCGGTCCGGGCGGCCGCCGGGTCGGTGCCGCTGGCCGTCACCGGCGGATTCCGCTCCCGCGTGGCCATGGTCGACGCGGTCGAGTCGGGAGAGTGCGATGTCGTGGGGCTCGGCAGGCCCAGCGCGGTGTCACCGAACGCCGCGGGTGACATCCTGCACGAGCGCACAGCACGACTGCACTCCCCGCAGATCTCGCTGCGCCTGCCCGCGCGGGTGTCCACACTGTCCAACGTCAAGAGCCTCGAAGGCGCGCTCGACCTGCAGTGGCACACCGATCAGCTGCATCTGCTCGGGGCAGGCGACGAGCCCGACCCCGACCGCACGCCGTGGCTCACGGTGGCGGCCATGCTGAAACATCACGGCGTGGACGCGTTTCGGAGCAGAAGGGGTTCGGCCGTGACCACCAAGGACCCGATTCGGCGCAAGTTCGAGGTCGAGCGGGCGGTGGGTCGCTATGTCGCCAATCCGGCGATCCGGGCACTGAGCCGGATCGGCATCCGCACCTCGTTCGCCACCGAGCTCGAGACGATCGGGCGTAAGTCCGGGCAGGTCAGGGTGGTACCCGTCTCGGTCGCGTTCGACGACAGCGGCGCGTGGGTGATCAGCCAGCACGGGACCAGGTCGGGATGGGCGGCCAATATCGGCGCGGAACCGAAAGTGCGGGTCCGCCAGGGGAATCGGTGGCGAACCGGGACCGCGGAGTTGCGCCCGGACGACGATGTCGTCGCGCGGTCGCGCACCTTCGCACCCAACCCGGTGTTCGCCGGGCTGACCGCCGCGACCTTCCGCGCGTTGCAGAGCGCACCGGTCTCGGTCCGGATCACCTTCACCGACTGA
- a CDS encoding TetR/AcrR family transcriptional regulator — MAARDGLVQSAIDLVRRNGVAGTGVANLLDHSGLSRRTIYLNFPGGKSELITEATRVAGRAMTTLIETFSKDTEPEQTIASFADAWKQVVESSDFLAGCPIVAAALGRSESPAAADAAGAAFDDWERALESRLRAENIDPDTACSLATTVIATIEGAVVMSLAKHSTEPLDRVGRHLTELVRAHIRPTG, encoded by the coding sequence ATGGCAGCACGCGACGGACTCGTCCAGAGCGCGATCGACCTGGTACGCCGCAACGGCGTGGCCGGGACCGGTGTCGCGAACCTGCTCGACCACAGCGGGCTCTCCCGCCGCACGATTTACCTGAACTTCCCCGGCGGCAAGTCCGAGCTGATCACCGAGGCCACCCGGGTCGCCGGCCGGGCGATGACGACGCTGATCGAGACCTTCAGCAAGGACACCGAACCGGAGCAGACCATCGCGTCGTTCGCCGACGCGTGGAAACAGGTCGTCGAGTCCAGCGACTTCCTCGCCGGCTGCCCGATCGTGGCCGCGGCGCTCGGACGCTCGGAGTCGCCCGCGGCGGCCGACGCCGCCGGTGCGGCGTTCGACGACTGGGAGCGGGCACTGGAATCCCGGCTACGCGCGGAGAACATCGACCCCGACACCGCCTGCTCCTTGGCGACGACCGTCATCGCCACGATCGAGGGCGCGGTGGTGATGTCGCTGGCCAAGCACAGCACCGAGCCGCTCGACCGCGTCGGCCGTCACCTCACCGAGCTGGTCAGGGCGCACATCCGGCCGACCGGCTAG
- a CDS encoding DUF5925 domain-containing protein: MGSVSTRNEQLRLVDSPRQPQDQGEPFPWSATIDSTYSTRDAIDALALAPFLRGDQPFARQAHLDRVRPDAALRPADSRIVRSVADDDSSALLAAGEGWALRAVRWASGSATIEVTAVSDELAVDVLAQATDGASLSRDSEATVEMGFWHMDVRRPARRRRQIAAPAWAEIRGNYTRSVSASMERLMGLGVADIKGRLVLLHGEPGTGKTTALRALARSWAPWCQVDCVVDPEELFSNPGYLMEVAAGADGDDEDGRWRLLVLEDCDELIRGEAKEAAGQKLSRLLNLTDGMLGQGRNVLIAITTNEDLSRLHPAVVRPGRCLAQLEVGRLSATEAEEWLARHDGAPAESSFPDGATLAELVAHRDGGIQIRSTIDHSADVGMYL, encoded by the coding sequence ATGGGCTCGGTGTCCACACGTAATGAACAGCTCAGGCTCGTCGATTCACCGCGTCAGCCGCAGGATCAGGGCGAGCCGTTTCCGTGGTCGGCGACCATCGACTCCACCTATTCGACCCGCGACGCCATCGACGCGCTCGCGCTCGCTCCGTTCCTGCGCGGCGACCAGCCGTTCGCCCGCCAAGCCCACCTCGACCGGGTGCGTCCCGACGCCGCGCTGCGGCCCGCCGACTCGCGGATCGTGCGCTCGGTCGCCGACGACGACAGCAGTGCCCTGCTCGCGGCGGGCGAGGGCTGGGCGCTACGGGCCGTGCGGTGGGCGAGCGGTTCGGCCACGATCGAGGTGACCGCGGTGAGCGACGAACTCGCCGTCGACGTGCTGGCACAGGCCACCGATGGGGCTTCACTGTCACGTGACAGTGAAGCCACAGTCGAGATGGGCTTCTGGCACATGGACGTCCGGCGCCCCGCGCGCAGGCGACGCCAGATCGCCGCGCCCGCGTGGGCCGAGATTCGTGGCAATTACACCCGCTCGGTATCGGCGAGCATGGAGCGACTGATGGGGCTCGGCGTCGCCGATATCAAGGGACGGCTGGTGCTGCTGCACGGTGAGCCCGGCACCGGCAAGACCACCGCGCTGCGTGCGCTCGCGCGGTCCTGGGCGCCGTGGTGCCAGGTGGACTGTGTCGTCGATCCGGAAGAGCTGTTCAGCAATCCCGGCTACCTGATGGAAGTCGCGGCCGGCGCCGACGGCGACGACGAGGACGGCCGCTGGCGGCTGCTGGTGCTGGAGGACTGCGACGAGCTGATCCGCGGCGAGGCGAAAGAAGCCGCCGGGCAGAAGCTTTCGCGACTGCTCAATCTCACCGACGGCATGCTGGGCCAGGGCCGCAATGTGTTGATCGCGATCACCACCAACGAAGACCTCTCGCGGCTGCACCCCGCCGTGGTGCGCCCCGGCCGCTGCCTGGCCCAGCTCGAGGTCGGCCGGCTGTCGGCGACGGAAGCCGAGGAGTGGCTGGCTCGCCACGACGGCGCTCCGGCCGAGTCGAGCTTCCCCGACGGCGCGACCCTGGCCGAACTGGTCGCCCACCGCGACGGCGGAATCCAGATCCGGTCCACCATCGACCACTCGGCCGACGTCGGCATGTACCTCTAG
- a CDS encoding MFS transporter, protein MTSTQHDQSPPESTTRAGMKEWIGLAVLALPTLLISMDLSVLYLAIPSISEALEPSSSQLLWILDIYGFLVAGFLITMGTLGDRIGRRKLLMTGALAFGIASVIAAYSTSANMLIGTRALLGIAGATLMPSTLALIRNMFHDDRQRTAAISVWMTSFMVGMVIGPLVGGAMLENFWWGSVFLVAVPAMVLLLATGPFLLPEYKDPNPGKLDILSAVLSLLSVMGVIYGIKELAKDGVSIEAVGVLVGGLVLGTVFVLRQQRLANPLIDLRLFGNVRFSGSLIALMVAMLAMGGLFLLLSQYLQLVLGLSAFEAGLWTVPQAAAMVVAAGVVSALAPKIRPAYLMTGGLVIAMFGYTLFTQLSGADDLALIVTGMVVFSLGLSPMFVLGLDLIVGAVDPARAGAASAISETGQELSAALGVAVIGSIGTAVYRGQMSEQLPAGLPPEVADVAEDTLAGALHVATSLPETLGAELTTIAREAYTQALQVNSVVGIALTAVAAGLVMGLLRQIPAPNEKTPDTD, encoded by the coding sequence GTGACGTCCACCCAGCACGACCAGTCCCCGCCGGAATCCACCACCAGGGCCGGGATGAAGGAGTGGATCGGACTGGCCGTCCTCGCCTTGCCGACGCTGCTCATCTCCATGGACCTGAGCGTGCTCTATCTGGCCATCCCCAGCATCAGCGAAGCACTCGAACCCAGCAGCTCCCAATTGCTGTGGATCCTCGACATCTACGGCTTCCTGGTCGCCGGCTTCCTCATCACCATGGGCACCCTCGGCGACCGCATCGGCCGGCGCAAACTGCTGATGACCGGCGCCTTGGCCTTCGGCATCGCCTCGGTGATCGCCGCCTACTCGACCAGCGCGAACATGCTGATCGGCACTCGCGCGCTGCTCGGCATCGCGGGCGCGACGTTGATGCCGTCCACGCTGGCGCTGATCCGCAACATGTTCCACGACGACCGCCAGCGCACCGCGGCTATCAGCGTGTGGATGACCAGCTTCATGGTCGGCATGGTGATCGGGCCGCTCGTCGGCGGCGCGATGCTCGAGAACTTCTGGTGGGGTTCGGTATTCCTGGTGGCGGTGCCCGCGATGGTGCTGCTGCTGGCGACCGGCCCGTTCCTGCTCCCCGAGTACAAGGACCCGAATCCGGGCAAGCTCGACATTCTCAGCGCGGTGCTCTCACTGCTGTCGGTGATGGGCGTCATCTACGGCATCAAGGAACTCGCCAAGGACGGTGTGTCGATCGAGGCCGTCGGCGTCCTGGTCGGCGGCCTGGTGCTCGGCACGGTGTTCGTCCTGCGCCAGCAGCGCCTGGCCAATCCACTGATCGACCTGCGACTGTTCGGCAATGTCCGGTTCAGCGGGTCGTTGATCGCGCTGATGGTCGCCATGCTGGCGATGGGTGGGCTGTTCCTGTTGCTCTCGCAGTATCTGCAACTGGTGCTGGGCCTTTCGGCGTTCGAGGCCGGCCTGTGGACGGTGCCGCAGGCGGCCGCGATGGTCGTGGCGGCGGGGGTGGTGAGCGCGCTCGCGCCCAAGATCCGGCCCGCGTACCTGATGACCGGCGGCCTGGTCATCGCCATGTTCGGGTACACGCTGTTCACGCAACTCTCCGGCGCCGACGATCTCGCGTTGATCGTCACCGGCATGGTGGTGTTCTCCCTGGGTCTGAGCCCGATGTTCGTACTCGGCCTCGATCTGATCGTCGGCGCGGTGGACCCGGCGCGCGCCGGTGCCGCCTCGGCCATCTCCGAAACCGGTCAGGAGTTGTCGGCGGCGCTCGGCGTCGCGGTGATCGGCAGCATCGGCACCGCCGTCTACCGCGGGCAGATGTCGGAGCAGTTGCCCGCGGGCCTCCCGCCGGAGGTCGCCGACGTCGCCGAGGACACGCTCGCGGGCGCCCTGCACGTCGCGACGTCACTGCCGGAAACGCTCGGCGCCGAGTTGACCACGATCGCTCGCGAGGCCTACACCCAAGCGCTGCAGGTGAACTCGGTGGTCGGCATCGCGCTCACCGCTGTCGCCGCCGGCCTCGTCATGGGGCTGTTGCGACAGATTCCCGCGCCGAACGAGAAAACACCCGACACCGACTGA
- a CDS encoding FecCD family ABC transporter permease, with protein MRNPRWCGWLLAVFVLVAACSLSLLVGTKAIAIGDVWQALFGVSTTPDHVTITEYRVPRTLIGLLVGLALGVAGCLMQGLTRNPLADPGLLGVNAGAAFAITIAVAVFGVSEITSYVWFGFLGAALVSVVVYRVGTAGRAGTDPVRLTLAGVAATAVLGGLTRGLILMHPKAFDEMRQWDSGGLTGRGFEILFGATPFIVVGLIIAALCARSLNAVALGDDLAHSLGVNVGRTRLFTALAVVLLCGTATAAVGPIAFVGLAVPHVARWLIGPDQRWIFAYSLVLAPILVLSADIVGRLVIRPDEVPAGLVTAFLGAPVLIWLARRARVGAAA; from the coding sequence ATGAGAAATCCGCGTTGGTGCGGGTGGCTTCTTGCCGTATTCGTGTTGGTCGCAGCGTGTTCGCTCAGCCTGCTGGTCGGCACGAAAGCCATTGCGATCGGCGATGTCTGGCAGGCGCTCTTCGGCGTGAGTACTACCCCCGACCATGTCACCATCACCGAGTACCGGGTGCCGCGCACCCTGATCGGACTGCTCGTCGGACTCGCGCTCGGCGTGGCGGGTTGCCTGATGCAGGGCCTGACCCGCAACCCGCTCGCCGACCCCGGCCTGCTCGGCGTCAACGCGGGCGCGGCGTTCGCGATCACCATCGCCGTCGCGGTGTTCGGCGTCAGCGAGATCACGTCCTACGTCTGGTTCGGATTCCTCGGCGCCGCCCTGGTGTCGGTGGTCGTCTATCGCGTGGGCACCGCCGGACGAGCAGGCACCGATCCGGTGCGGCTGACCCTGGCGGGCGTTGCCGCCACCGCGGTTCTCGGCGGCCTGACGAGGGGTCTGATCCTCATGCACCCCAAGGCATTCGACGAGATGCGCCAGTGGGATTCCGGCGGCCTCACCGGACGCGGATTCGAGATCCTCTTCGGCGCGACGCCGTTCATCGTGGTGGGACTCATCATCGCGGCGCTGTGCGCGCGTTCGCTCAACGCGGTCGCGCTCGGCGACGATCTGGCGCACTCGCTGGGTGTGAACGTGGGACGAACGCGCCTGTTCACCGCGCTCGCGGTGGTGCTGCTGTGTGGCACCGCGACCGCCGCGGTCGGCCCGATCGCGTTCGTCGGGCTCGCGGTTCCGCATGTGGCCCGCTGGCTGATCGGCCCCGATCAGCGCTGGATCTTCGCCTACTCACTGGTGCTGGCGCCGATCCTGGTGCTGTCGGCGGACATCGTGGGCCGCCTCGTCATTCGTCCCGATGAAGTACCCGCCGGCCTGGTCACCGCGTTCCTCGGTGCGCCGGTGCTGATCTGGCTGGCCCGTCGCGCGAGAGTAGGTGCCGCAGCATGA
- a CDS encoding FecCD family ABC transporter permease: MSSTIDFGRAMLVVRPRGSRFSARIGVRTLVVCAVLLTISVVTAVLALGSGDYLIPPLRVLRALVIGDERFDRLVVWDWRLPRILLALILGAALGVSGAILQSVTRNPLGSPDIVGFNTGAYTGALIAILTLGGGHLQTATGAVVGGLGAALVIHLLAFRHNVTGFRLIIVGIGVSSMLLSVNTWLILRADLDAAMSAAAWGAGTLNGLSWPQVGPAVVILAVLAIALVPAAPRLQILELGDDTARAFGLNVSRATLWLIVLSVAFTAVATAVAGPIAFVALAAPHLARRLARTPSIALGPSAAMGSMLLITCDWIAQHAFAPTTVPVGLVTVSIGGLYLAYLLVAEARRN; encoded by the coding sequence ATGAGTTCGACGATCGATTTCGGCCGCGCGATGCTGGTGGTCCGGCCGCGTGGATCCCGCTTCTCCGCCCGGATCGGCGTGCGCACCCTGGTGGTATGCGCTGTCCTGCTGACGATCTCGGTGGTCACAGCGGTACTGGCCTTGGGCAGCGGCGACTACTTGATTCCGCCACTGCGGGTGCTGCGCGCGTTGGTCATCGGCGACGAACGGTTCGACCGGCTGGTGGTGTGGGACTGGCGGCTGCCGCGCATCCTGCTCGCCCTGATCCTGGGCGCCGCGCTGGGCGTGAGTGGCGCCATCCTGCAATCGGTGACCAGGAATCCGCTGGGCAGCCCCGACATCGTCGGGTTCAACACCGGCGCCTACACCGGCGCGCTGATCGCCATCCTGACCCTCGGCGGCGGGCACCTGCAGACGGCCACCGGCGCGGTGGTCGGCGGACTCGGTGCGGCGCTGGTCATCCACCTACTCGCCTTCCGGCACAACGTGACCGGGTTCCGCCTCATCATCGTCGGCATCGGCGTCAGCTCCATGCTGTTGTCGGTCAACACCTGGCTGATCCTGCGCGCCGATCTGGACGCGGCGATGTCGGCGGCTGCCTGGGGCGCGGGCACGCTGAACGGCCTCTCGTGGCCACAGGTCGGTCCCGCGGTGGTGATCCTCGCCGTGCTGGCGATCGCGCTCGTCCCCGCGGCCCCTCGATTGCAGATCCTCGAACTCGGTGACGACACCGCTCGCGCGTTCGGTCTCAATGTCAGCCGGGCGACGCTGTGGCTGATCGTGCTCAGCGTCGCGTTCACCGCGGTGGCGACGGCGGTGGCGGGTCCGATCGCGTTCGTCGCGCTCGCCGCACCGCATCTGGCGCGCAGGCTGGCCCGCACGCCCTCGATCGCGCTCGGGCCCTCGGCGGCGATGGGGTCGATGTTGCTGATCACCTGCGACTGGATCGCCCAGCACGCGTTCGCGCCCACCACCGTGCCGGTCGGCCTCGTCACTGTCTCGATCGGTGGCCTGTACCTGGCATATCTGCTGGTCGCCGAGGCGCGACGGAACTAG
- a CDS encoding ABC transporter ATP-binding protein produces MNDTSRLRADRVRLGYKGNTISDQLSVDIPDGTFTVIIGPNACGKSTLLRALARLLTPESGTVLLDGKPITSYPAKQVARQIGLLPQTSTAPDGIRVADLVARGRYPHQTLLRQWSKADEEAVASAMAATGVTELSARMVDELSGGQRQRVWIAMVLAQDTPLILLDEPTTYLDIAYQIQLLDLCRSLNRESGRTVVAVLHDLNHAFRYADHLIAMRDGRVVATGAPADIVTAELVDEVFSLRCRIVDDPETGTPLVIPLAEDAAKVG; encoded by the coding sequence ATGAACGACACTTCACGGCTGCGCGCCGACCGGGTCCGCCTCGGCTACAAGGGCAACACGATCAGCGACCAACTGTCGGTGGACATCCCGGACGGCACGTTCACAGTGATCATCGGCCCGAACGCGTGCGGCAAGTCCACCTTGCTGCGCGCGCTGGCCCGGCTGCTCACCCCCGAGTCGGGGACCGTGCTGCTCGACGGCAAACCGATCACCTCCTACCCGGCGAAACAGGTGGCAAGGCAGATCGGTCTGCTGCCGCAGACCTCGACCGCACCGGACGGCATCCGGGTCGCCGATCTCGTGGCGCGCGGCCGCTATCCGCATCAGACGCTGCTGCGGCAGTGGTCGAAGGCCGACGAGGAGGCCGTGGCTTCGGCGATGGCGGCGACCGGTGTCACCGAGTTGTCGGCGCGCATGGTCGACGAGCTGTCGGGCGGTCAGCGCCAGCGGGTGTGGATCGCGATGGTGCTCGCCCAGGACACCCCGCTGATCCTGCTCGATGAGCCGACGACCTACCTCGACATCGCCTATCAGATCCAGTTGCTCGATCTGTGCCGGTCGCTGAATCGCGAATCCGGGCGGACCGTCGTGGCGGTGTTGCACGACCTCAATCACGCCTTCCGTTACGCGGATCACCTCATCGCCATGCGCGACGGCCGGGTGGTCGCCACGGGCGCTCCCGCCGACATCGTGACCGCCGAGCTCGTCGACGAGGTCTTCTCGCTGCGATGCCGCATCGTCGACGACCCGGAAACCGGTACGCCACTGGTGATTCCGCTCGCCGAGGACGCCGCCAAGGTGGGTTAG